The following nucleotide sequence is from bacterium.
TGCGCTTTTCATCGGAGTCTCTGTTTAAGAGCTCCTTAACCTCTTTCGCTTCCGGTTCGGCCAATTCGCCGAAATAGTAAAGAACAAGCCTATGATCGAATGAATCAATGTTCCTGGCAGGACGGCCGCTATTCATCGCTTCCCTCCGTAAAAGCAAATTTTCCGGGATATTCAAGACCTGCCAGAGCCCGATGCAAGTGGGACACCGCTTTGAACAGGTGCGCCTTTACAGTTCCTTCTGCCAATCCAAGCACCTTGGAAATCTCCGAGAGCTTTAGGCCGTTTTGAAGCCGAAGCACGAAGACCTTGCGCTGCTGAGATGGAAGGTTTTTTACCTCCTCGGCAAATCTTTTTTCCGCGATATCCTTTGAATAAGTCTCTTCCGGATTCAGGCCTTTGCTGGCGATCGGAATCTCGTATGGGGAATCAAGGAAAACATCCCGGGTTTCGAGCGGTTTCGTCATAAGCCGGCGCCCCTCCTTGCGGACGTGGCTTCGGAGCTTATTGGTCGCGATCGTATAAAGCCAGGTGCTGAACTTCGCCCGCGGCTGCCAGCGATCAAGCGCCGAGTATGCGGCAATGAAGGTTTCCTGCAATAAGTCGAGAGATGCTTCTTTGTCGGCCGTTGTTCTGTAAAGATACGCGTAGATTTGAGAGCGGTACCGCTCGAACAAGTCATCGAAACAGCTTTCGTCGCCATCTTGAAACATTTCGACGAGCTTCTCATCTGAATGCACGCCTTACCTCGAAATCACCCGCCGGACCAAACCGCCGGGACGGTTATTTAAACAACCTGGGAACGCCATAGTTTACCGCGCACCTCCAAATAGCCAAACACCGCCCCTATTGCATACTTCCGTCTTGTGATATATTAATTTCCGCCACAAGGAGGCTCCAAATGATCGGTTTCATCGAGCTGGTGATAATGGTATTTGCCTTGGCGATTTCGTTCGCCGTTTACCTGATTCACAAGTCGGTTCGAGAGAAAGAAACGGGGCTCTTGCTCCTAGCATTGGTCCTGTTTGTCGCCTGCACATTCCTGACAACCAAAGTGATTCTGGATACGGCAAACGAAGCTTCGGCCGCTCCGCCGGAAACATTCATCGAAAGCGTCAAGGAAACGTTAACCGAGTAAAGCCATTTCCCAATCGGAAATCGGTCGGTTTTCGACGCCAGCGCCCGTAGGCGTTCATACTACTGCAAATCGCAGGTGGCGCGCCCAGCAGGCGGTGCCTATCTTGGCGTTACTTCGACGCTTTCCTCGCCTTCGCCGCCGCGTAGGCCGACGGCCTGCTCCCATGTGATCACAATGTTCCGTCCAACGCGCTTCGCTTCATAAAGCGCCTCGTCGGCGTTGCGAATAAGCTGAATTTGAATTTGTGTCAAGTCCGTGTGATCGTCATCGGATTTGCCTGCAAGCTCCTGAATGTTCTCATTGTCAAATCCGGAAAGCCCGATGCTTATGGTCAGATTGATCGCCTGAGTGTGCTCATCGTCTATGTAAAACTTTTCCCTGGCGACTCTGTGTCTAAGGTTTTCCGCCATGTCCCTTGCAGCGGCTATGGGGCTTCCCTTCAGGATAATGGCAAACTCCTCCCCTCCATACCTTGCCACCACGTCATCCTTGCGGAAGTAACTCCGAAATAGGTCGGACAACCCGCGCAAAACCCTGTTGCCGGCCTGATGGCCGTATGTATCGTTTATCTTCTTGAAATAATCGATGTCGATCATCATGAACGACAACTTGCCCGTTTCCGGCCTATTTTGCTCAAGCGCTTCCCTGAATTTGTTCTGTAGCGCACGGTAATTTGTAAGCCCGGTCAAATTGTCGGTGACGCTCTCTTCTTTGACAATGCGGTAGTGCTTGGAATTGGTGATGGCGACGCTAATCAGGTATGCGATGGACTCCAGAAACTTCTGGTCCTTTCGCGTAAAGTTGTCCGTCGTCGCGCTGTCAAGACTAATAACGCCAATGGCCGCGCCTCTGTAAACCAGCGGCACGCACAACAAGCTGGCTGGAATGGTCTTGGACGAAGAAAACTCCACAAATCTGTGATCGCGGCTTACATCCCCCACGCAAACCGGAGTCCGGTTTTGGAACACCCAACCGGCAATACCCTTGCCGGGTTCGATTTTGAATGAACCTTCCTCATCGTAAAACACGCCGTTTGCGATACGAAGCCGCAGTACTTTGGCATCCTCGTCGTACAGGAATAAGCTGAAGTTCTTGAATATGAAGCTGTTTTTAAGAGCAAGAATCGTATTGGTAAAAAGCGCTTCCCACTCCAGGCTGGACGAGATAATTTCGTTTATCTGAAGTAGAGTGGTTATTTCCTTGTTGCGCTGCTTGAGTTCTTCATTGGCGATTTCGGTGGACAGAGTCGTGTCCAGAAGCTCGACGGTGATCCGATCCAGTGTGTCGATCATGCTTTCATGCTGTTGAATTACTTTCCACCCGAAATAGCCGGCGCAAATAAGCACCCAAAGTGCGGCGATAAGCTGGCTCGTTAACGCTATATTTCCTGTTTCAAATTTAAAGAACGGCCATCCGGTCGTGGCGATAATCGCCAGTGTTATCACTCCGGCGTACATTCCCAGTCTGGCCCAGATTCTAAGCGCAAGGCCCTGGTAAAACATCAGGGCTATATAAGCCCCCAAAAAAACGAGGTGAAACGTCGGAAAAGTAAGGTTGAGGTAAAAAACGTATAAAAGGTCGAAACCGAAGACGGCCGCACTTAGCTTGGGAGCGTACCTCTCGTCGAAAATGATCGCGGCCCAGAACACGACCGTAATCACCAGATAAGTAATGGTCAATGGACTGAAAAGATTCGCCAGTAAGGAACTGCGAAAAAAAGGCGCCTCAAGCTCACTCGACGAGGAGATGAGGAAGGAAAACAATCCCCATCCCCCAAGAATCGTTAGTAGCTTGATGAGCGCAAAATGATCGCGCAGGTTCCTGATGGTATCCGACCTCATCCTTATGATTATACCGTCGCTACCGGAAATTCAGAGAAACCGCGGGCAATTTGGAAAAATATCCGGGCCGTTATCCTTCCTTTTCCTGCGCAGCCGATTTGCGACTTGGCTCAAAAGAAGTTTGACAGCTTTCCCCGCTTGTGAAAGAATCTACCCGGCGTGGCTTTCCGCACGCCACTTCCATCCCCGGAGGGGTGAATGAAAAACAGCGAGTTGTTCAAGTCCTGGGGAACCTTCCACAAGGGCATGGACGCAAGCGGAATTGAAAAGTCCTTCGCCAGCCATCTGGAATATTCGCTTTCGAAGGACCAATACACCGCCACCGTCCGCGACCTATATCACGCGCTTGCGCTCACCTGCCGCGATAGGCTCATAGAGCGGTGGATACGAACCCAGCAGACACACTATAAAGCCGATGTCAAGCGGATTTACTATCTTTCCGCCGAATACTTGATTGGAAGGCTTCTCGTCAACAACCTGATCAATTTGGGAATGTACGAGGAAACCG
It contains:
- a CDS encoding RNA polymerase sigma factor, whose translation is MHSDEKLVEMFQDGDESCFDDLFERYRSQIYAYLYRTTADKEASLDLLQETFIAAYSALDRWQPRAKFSTWLYTIATNKLRSHVRKEGRRLMTKPLETRDVFLDSPYEIPIASKGLNPEETYSKDIAEKRFAEEVKNLPSQQRKVFVLRLQNGLKLSEISKVLGLAEGTVKAHLFKAVSHLHRALAGLEYPGKFAFTEGSDE
- a CDS encoding diguanylate cyclase — protein: MTITYLVITVVFWAAIIFDERYAPKLSAAVFGFDLLYVFYLNLTFPTFHLVFLGAYIALMFYQGLALRIWARLGMYAGVITLAIIATTGWPFFKFETGNIALTSQLIAALWVLICAGYFGWKVIQQHESMIDTLDRITVELLDTTLSTEIANEELKQRNKEITTLLQINEIISSSLEWEALFTNTILALKNSFIFKNFSLFLYDEDAKVLRLRIANGVFYDEEGSFKIEPGKGIAGWVFQNRTPVCVGDVSRDHRFVEFSSSKTIPASLLCVPLVYRGAAIGVISLDSATTDNFTRKDQKFLESIAYLISVAITNSKHYRIVKEESVTDNLTGLTNYRALQNKFREALEQNRPETGKLSFMMIDIDYFKKINDTYGHQAGNRVLRGLSDLFRSYFRKDDVVARYGGEEFAIILKGSPIAAARDMAENLRHRVAREKFYIDDEHTQAINLTISIGLSGFDNENIQELAGKSDDDHTDLTQIQIQLIRNADEALYEAKRVGRNIVITWEQAVGLRGGEGEESVEVTPR